The following proteins are encoded in a genomic region of bacterium:
- a CDS encoding alpha amylase N-terminal ig-like domain-containing protein, with protein sequence MRVMPRSASVAVLLAALLCGLAGAAWSAQVTFSHNAPGAGKVCLAGEFNGWSDAANPLVNDGGNWSLTLELAPGTYQYKFVVDGNWKQDPANPEAAADGFGGNNSVITVAAGQAAVKVGGGAAAPAAAAAPAAAVPAAGGKVPVMFRCDAPGAGKVCLAGEFNGWSDAANPMTNDGGAWTLALDLAPGSYQYKFVVDGNWKQDDKNPEAAPDGFGGNNSIMKVGAGGAVAAPAAATATPAAKPAPAAPAAAGGKCAVTFAHAAPGAAKVCLAGEFNGWSDAANPMTNKDGNWTLTLDLAPGSYQYKFVVDGNWLADPLNANASDDGFGGKNSLVKVPAGKDKVDAAAGGVPGAVGAAAGGAAAAGDGELRSVEFAFTPVISGVTNVFLAGTFNDWNDSKTPMLDADKDGTYTVTLLLAQGTYQYKFVVDGNWKQDPNNAEATDDGFGGKNSVLKVDGSFATISIGLGDAKIFSDDLEPVFDYSTCNPVSPTEVVLTARAHLGDVDKVVVHYNVGSGAWTPGESRTSIAMKPAEKDASFQYYRATVKLGKPDDVLQYVIAYHDGDHREFFGARGMTAAAPVAFAYRAADHTPFLTPDWAKDGIVYQIFPERFANGDKANDPDFKEPMYEGAASLPASGKVNGEYFHMVDDWYDIAGLVRSPYRTDGKPDYFSFYGGDIAGIQQKLDYLVDLGVTVLYFNPLNQGMSNHKYDPVDYLKIDPHFGTPEEFKAFVKACHERGIRIVVDVAFNHTGNWHFAFRDAVENGPQSPYYNWYEFKRWPLPKSRDFNASDYYDCWWGFGLHPNLNFDLKRPNADENNVADVAQANVNQPLVDYVLKTADVWLGEYGIDGFRLDVPNEVPFWFWKLFRERCDKVKKDVWLVGELWAMPAAGSGPSASTRP encoded by the coding sequence ATGCGCGTGATGCCCCGTTCTGCGTCCGTCGCCGTCCTGCTGGCCGCCCTGTTGTGCGGCCTGGCCGGCGCCGCCTGGTCCGCCCAGGTCACGTTCAGCCACAATGCGCCCGGTGCCGGCAAGGTGTGCCTGGCCGGCGAATTCAACGGCTGGAGCGATGCCGCCAATCCCCTGGTGAACGACGGCGGCAACTGGTCGCTGACACTGGAGCTGGCGCCCGGCACCTACCAGTACAAGTTCGTCGTTGACGGCAACTGGAAGCAGGATCCCGCCAATCCCGAGGCGGCGGCCGATGGCTTCGGCGGCAACAACTCGGTCATCACGGTGGCTGCCGGACAGGCGGCCGTGAAGGTCGGCGGCGGCGCGGCGGCGCCTGCGGCGGCAGCTGCCCCAGCTGCGGCCGTGCCGGCGGCGGGCGGCAAGGTGCCGGTCATGTTCCGTTGCGACGCCCCCGGCGCCGGCAAGGTGTGCCTGGCGGGCGAATTCAACGGCTGGAGCGACGCGGCCAACCCGATGACGAACGACGGCGGCGCCTGGACGCTGGCGCTCGACCTGGCCCCGGGCAGCTACCAGTACAAATTCGTCGTCGACGGCAACTGGAAGCAGGACGACAAGAACCCCGAGGCGGCGCCCGACGGCTTCGGCGGCAACAACTCCATCATGAAGGTCGGCGCCGGCGGCGCTGTGGCCGCTCCTGCGGCGGCGACGGCGACGCCGGCCGCGAAGCCTGCGCCCGCAGCCCCGGCAGCTGCCGGCGGCAAGTGCGCCGTGACGTTCGCGCATGCGGCGCCCGGCGCCGCGAAGGTGTGCCTGGCCGGCGAATTCAACGGCTGGAGCGACGCGGCCAATCCGATGACCAACAAGGACGGCAACTGGACGCTGACGCTGGACCTGGCCCCGGGCAGCTACCAGTACAAGTTCGTGGTCGACGGCAACTGGCTGGCCGATCCGCTCAACGCGAATGCGAGCGACGACGGCTTCGGCGGCAAGAACTCGCTGGTAAAGGTACCCGCGGGCAAGGACAAGGTCGATGCCGCGGCGGGCGGCGTGCCCGGCGCCGTCGGTGCGGCGGCGGGTGGCGCTGCGGCAGCCGGTGACGGCGAGCTGCGCTCGGTGGAATTCGCCTTCACGCCCGTCATTTCCGGCGTGACCAACGTCTTCCTGGCCGGCACCTTCAACGACTGGAACGACTCGAAGACGCCCATGCTCGACGCCGACAAGGACGGCACCTACACGGTGACGCTGCTGCTGGCCCAGGGCACCTACCAGTACAAGTTCGTGGTCGACGGCAACTGGAAGCAGGACCCGAACAACGCCGAGGCGACCGATGACGGCTTCGGCGGCAAGAATTCCGTGCTGAAGGTCGACGGTTCGTTCGCCACCATCAGCATCGGGCTGGGCGACGCGAAGATCTTCAGCGACGACCTCGAGCCGGTGTTCGACTACTCGACCTGCAACCCGGTCTCGCCGACCGAGGTGGTGCTGACGGCGCGCGCCCACCTGGGCGACGTCGACAAGGTGGTCGTGCACTACAACGTCGGTTCGGGCGCCTGGACGCCGGGCGAGAGCAGGACGAGCATCGCGATGAAGCCTGCCGAGAAGGACGCCTCGTTCCAGTACTACCGCGCCACGGTGAAGCTGGGCAAGCCCGACGACGTCCTGCAGTACGTGATCGCCTATCATGACGGCGACCACCGCGAGTTCTTCGGCGCGCGCGGCATGACCGCGGCGGCGCCCGTGGCCTTCGCCTACCGGGCCGCCGACCACACGCCGTTCCTGACGCCCGATTGGGCCAAGGACGGCATCGTCTACCAGATCTTCCCCGAGCGCTTCGCCAACGGCGACAAGGCGAACGACCCGGACTTCAAGGAGCCGATGTACGAAGGCGCCGCATCGCTGCCCGCTTCGGGCAAGGTGAACGGCGAGTACTTCCACATGGTGGACGACTGGTACGACATCGCCGGCCTGGTGCGCAGCCCGTACCGCACCGACGGCAAGCCCGACTACTTCTCGTTCTACGGCGGTGACATCGCCGGCATCCAGCAGAAGCTGGACTACCTGGTCGACCTGGGCGTCACGGTGCTCTACTTCAACCCCCTCAACCAGGGCATGAGCAACCACAAGTACGACCCGGTCGACTACCTGAAGATCGACCCGCACTTCGGCACGCCGGAGGAGTTCAAGGCGTTCGTGAAGGCCTGCCATGAGCGCGGCATCCGCATCGTCGTCGACGTGGCCTTCAACCACACCGGCAACTGGCATTTCGCCTTCCGTGACGCGGTCGAGAACGGCCCGCAGAGCCCGTACTACAACTGGTACGAGTTCAAGCGCTGGCCGCTGCCGAAGTCGCGCGACTTCAACGCCAGCGACTACTACGACTGCTGGTGGGGATTCGGCCTGCACCCGAACCTGAACTTCGACCTGAAGCGCCCGAACGCCGACGAGAACAACGTCGCCGACGTTGCGCAGGCAAACGTGAACCAGCCGCTGGTCGACTACGTGCTGAAGACAGCCGACGTGTGGCTGGGCGAGTACGGAATCGACGGCTTCCGCCTCGACGTGCCCAACGAAGTGCCGTTCTGGTTCTGGAAGCTGTTCCGTGAGCGCTGCGACAAGGTGAAGAAGGATGTCTGGCTGGTGGGCGAGCTGTGGGCAATGCCGGCCGCTGGATCGGGCCCGAGTGCTTCGACTCGACCATGA